In a genomic window of Polypterus senegalus isolate Bchr_013 chromosome 13, ASM1683550v1, whole genome shotgun sequence:
- the si:ch211-180f4.1 gene encoding leucine-rich repeat neuronal protein 1: protein MYRKVLAERIVRLLQIIVTGLLLCIHISCASNCPLQCVCDIRPWYTPQSAYHQAKTVDCNELQLGGVPWNISGDTQVLLLQSNNISHVTSELQNLVNLTELDLSQNHFTHIRDIGLFNLSQLITLYLEENQVKELPDFCLRDLRSLEELYINHNQISSIGPNAFSGLGNLLRLHLNSNKLSVIDSRWFEPLPNLEILMIGENPIIGLKDMNFQPLVKLHSLVLAGMQLNEVPDNAFKGLNYLESLSFYDNKLTTVPRNALRNLPVLKFLDLNKNPIVKILEGDFRNFPHLEELSLNNMEKLVAIEYQAFENLPEMAKLEIRNNPRLSFIDRRAFQNVGGLRTLLLSNNDLSLLHRDILASLPSLDEISIHSNPIRCDCLSNWAKAFGNHSNVRLLETPLTLCASPPHLNGHQLQEVLNGWGLATNSCLPLISGHGFPVNLNTTAGASVNLDCWALADPAPQFYWVTPSGSKVTLETTIEKYKLQNQGTLEIWKVEPEDSGLYTCVAWNSEGADTRSLTLQVFGDGNTASSVDLLALSNSTQALVIVAKHIHSRSVVVEWKLYPGAFNQGSGTDHEVPQPKWAMATMKIHNPHISYTAKVPVDTQEYNLTHLQPSTEYEVCLTISAATSHQTQRSCLNVTTKEATFSVEMVAQPSNVALAAVMGSMFAIFIMALLVFYMGRRMKQKACHHSLKKYMQHTTSIPLNELYPPLINLWENETEKEKECSLAQQSVQIDTSKTYMW, encoded by the coding sequence ATGTACAGGAAAGTCCTTGCTGAGCGGATTGTCCGCTTACTTCAGATAATAGTGACTGGTCTTCTTCTGTGTATCCATATCTCTTGCGCTAGTAACTGCCCACTCCAGTGTGTCTGTGACATCCGTCCATGGTACACACCTCAGTCAGCATATCACCAAGCAAAAACAGTGGACTGCAACGAGCTTCAGCTTGGAGGAGTGCCATGGAACATCTCAGGTGACACTCAAGTTCTTCTTCTGCAGAGCAATAATATTTCCCATGTGACCTCTGAGCTACAGAATCTAGTCAACCTAACTGAGCTGGACTTGTCTCAAAACCACTTTACTCATATTCGGGATATTGGTCTGTTCAACTTGTCACAGCTTATTACTTTATATTTAGAAGAAAACCAAGTAAAAGAATTGCCTGATTTTTGCCTGAGAGATTTACGCAGTTTGGAGGAACTGTACATTAACCATAACCAGATTTCTTCAATTGGTCCCAATGCCTTTTCTGGGTTGGGTAATCTACTGCGTCTGCACCTCAACTCAAACAAGCTATCAGTAATTGACAGCCGCTGGTTTGAACCTCTTCCAAATTTAGAAATCTTGATGATAGGAGAAAATCCCATTATTGGTCTAAAAGACATGAATTTCCAGCCTCTTGTTAAACTTCACAGCTTAGTTTTAGCTGGAATGCAGCTGAATGAAGTCCCTGATAATGCTTTTAAAGGTTTGAATTATCTTGAAAGTCTTTCGTTTTATGACAACAAACTCACAACAGTTCCGAGAAATGCTCTGCGTAACCTTCCTGTTCTCAAATTCCTTGACTTAAATAAGAATCCCATTGTTAAGATCCTTGAAGGTGACTTCAGAAATTTCCCCCACTTGGAGGAACTGAGCCTGAATAACATGGAAAAGTTGGTGGCAATTGAATATCAGGCTTTTGAAAATTTACCTGAAATGGCCAAACTAGAAATTCGTAACAACCCACGACTTTCTTTCATTGATCGCAGGGCTTTTCAAAATGTTGGTGGCCTTCGTACCTTACTGTTGAGCAACAATGATCTTAGCTTACTGCACAGGGATATCCTGGCATCACTTCCAAGTTTAGATGAAATAAGCATTCATAGCAACCCTATTCGCTGTGATTGCCTGTCAAACTGGGCAAAAGCCTTTGGTAATCACTCAAATGTTCGCCTATTAGAAACTCCACTTACATTGTGTGCTTCCCCACCTCATCTGAATGGACACCAGCTTCAAGAAGTCCTTAATGGCTGGGGTTTGGCAACCAACTCCTGTTTACCTCTAATTTCAGGTCATGGATTTCCTGTTAATCTTAACACAACTGCTGGAGCTTCTGTTAACTTGGACTGCTGGGCATTGGCAGACCctgcacctcagttttattgggTCACTCCATCTGGGAGTAAGGTCACCCTTGAAACAACAATAGAAAAGTACAAGCTGCAAAATCAGGGTACTTTGGAAATCTGGAAAGTGGAGCCTGAAGATTCAGGTCTTTATACATGTGTTGCATGGAATTCAGAAGGTGCTGATACACGGAGCCTAACCCTACAGGTGTTTGGTGATGGCAACACAGCTTCTTCAGTAGATCTCCTAGCTTTGTCAAACTCCACTCAAGCCCTGGTGATTGTGGCAAAGCATATTCATTCTCGCTCTGTGGTGGTAGAGTGGAAACTGTATCCAGGTGCATTTAACCAGGGCTCTGGAACAGACCATGAAGTTCCTCAGCCCAAATGGGCAATGGCAACCATGAAGATTCATAACCCTCACATTAGCTATACTGCAAAAGTTCCTGTGGACACCCAGGAATACAATCTGACTCATCTCCAGCCATCCACAGAATATGAAGTCTGTCTCACTATTTCAGCTGCCACAAGCCACCAGACGCAGCGGTCCTGTCTCAATGTAACCACTAAAGAGGCCACGTTCTCAGTGGAGATGGTCGCCCAGCCAAGTAATGTAGCTCTAGCAGCTGTGATGGGCTCGATGTTTGCTATTTTCATCATGGCGTTGCTTGTTTTCTACATGGGACGGAGGATGAAGCAGAAAGCTTGCCATCATTCTTTGAAGAAATATATGCAACATACAACCTCAATCCCCTTAAATGAACTCTACCCACCCCTCATTAACCTATgggaaaatgaaactgaaaaagaaaaagaatgcagTTTGGCGCAGCAGAGTGTGCAGATAGACACTTCCAAAACATACATGTGGTAA